DNA sequence from the Methanolobus sp. ZRKC5 genome:
TCTCCGACATCTGTCTGGTATGGGATATCGTTCTTCTCTGCTGTTTCCACAATCCATTTAACGACCTGTGGTGCTGCTATTAAGCCTCTGCCTGATGCATCAGCTATAGTGATAGCTCCACCTTTGCCAATGTCCAGTGCAGACTCATTCTTAGTCATGCCAGGGTGGTCTCCCGGGATAGTTGTGTCTATTGCTATGGCAATATCCGGGTTGAGTGCGAATGCGGATGTGCGTGCGCCTTTGAGGCCAACTTCTTCCTGTACGGTGCCAACAACATAGACGGTTGCTTTGATGTCCATTTCTGCTATCTGCTTCATGGCATCGATTACTATGGCACAGCCTGCCCTGTTGTCAAATGCTTTTCCGGTTATCTTGCCATTTGCAAGTTTCTTAACCTCGCGGTCCATGGAAACAGGAGTGCCTACGATAATTCCCATATTCATGGCATCTTCCTTGTCCTTTGCACCAACATCGATGAACATGTCCTCTACCTTTGGAGGCTTTTTCCTGTCATCTTCTTTCATGACATGTGGTGGTTTTGAACCAATAACTCCGGAGATGGGTCCCTTAGTTGTATGAACAACAACTCTCTGGCTGTGCAGTGTTGGGTCATACCATCCACCGATCTTCACGAACTTGAGGAATCCATTGTCATCCACGTATTTGACCATCAGTCCGATCTCATCCATGTGTGCTGCAAGCATTATGGAAGGTCCTTCACCTTTCTTGATAGCTATGAGGTTGCCCATCTTGTCTACTCTCATCTCATCCACATATGGTTTGAGCTCTTCTTCAAGGATGGCCCTGATGTTCCCTTCGCTACCGGATATGCCATGGGCATTTGATAATTTAGTGATTAATTCTTCCATGATGATCATCTTCTGATGTTATTCAGGGAAGTATGGGGTTAAAAGAATATAAGTGTTAGAGTAAGTAAAAGAATAAAACAAAGTATTGGAGTAAGTTAGTTAACTT
Encoded proteins:
- a CDS encoding M42 family metallopeptidase, which produces MEELITKLSNAHGISGSEGNIRAILEEELKPYVDEMRVDKMGNLIAIKKGEGPSIMLAAHMDEIGLMVKYVDDNGFLKFVKIGGWYDPTLHSQRVVVHTTKGPISGVIGSKPPHVMKEDDRKKPPKVEDMFIDVGAKDKEDAMNMGIIVGTPVSMDREVKKLANGKITGKAFDNRAGCAIVIDAMKQIAEMDIKATVYVVGTVQEEVGLKGARTSAFALNPDIAIAIDTTIPGDHPGMTKNESALDIGKGGAITIADASGRGLIAAPQVVKWIVETAEKNDIPYQTDVGDGGTTDATAIHLTREGIPSTVLSVATRYIHSPVEVLDLADLQHCSDLVAKAVLSVNDYF